In the genome of Amphiura filiformis chromosome 4, Afil_fr2py, whole genome shotgun sequence, one region contains:
- the LOC140150034 gene encoding uncharacterized protein: MDGRILTIAVFLFVVMVAAKNGISVHEDARGSEFVFAFPTQSHPPRDYEPSLQITSVSDTTVSINISFPYLDDDDTIVTEVLPGQFIIVDLPQEVMAVPKEHYQRGTVFVQTDGDIFVVAIAYIESAPNLASFNILPTSALNREYVIVDWPSSADYYRAEFVITSLHDETNIRYILTSTPIIPGSPREAVIQLQRYETVQFQVDKTTGRSLSGSRIWSDKPISIVAGCECADVPLLPITSCDYVAVHLIPFEKWGLFYSLAPFGGRERSGYFVRIVAGRDDTLVTIGNSYGQILLNAGKVYEQRILTENIITIAGTKPIFVVQYAPSHHIDDVGDSLMLIVPPIEQYINEVISFAVFDSTAYRIEADYISIHTECDNIDDLLLDGLPLDDSWKMLRDDDAIMCAAQNTINSSQSVYNISHLSSDARISAMLYGFGKSLNAVSYGHAAGFGLENITCTVFDDDTNSTEEVLCLIVGPVDIRCANNATGYTEPGEKYGLVSWPPVTANGSSGYISVTCDHRNGGKFDLGHTRVVCVATEFGHARANCSFQVTVIDIESPVITDCPSDKCDFAFENDKVPIDWEEPHCEDNSGECNLTTDSQPGDMFSFGDATVSYLANDGSNNEASCNFTVTIIPRCRPGETNTPGVGNFTWPDATVGETVESIEKCPISTINRGLGYGKRTCDHDTVKGALYKLPVFESVDEPCGSEDGDLDVDELAKVFHTPVAESNVEEVAEALVNVTNNQDSATTAEITSVSTTIQNIVSVGSASSEVTSSVINTVDNLLIATSEPPQENKTQASNSSSQIIRSLEKQIALTLLEEGPVKVVNRSIAVQSLPVNETTSKLGLGFFTTSSTLIDLEIEDVSTFVNQSHTATDKMIQSSISLPSSLMSEDPSGVNVSFLVFQHDTLFVSQNLFQSDDMDLVGAVISADVYGVNTSNLTEPVRIELFPFKRCITESNVNSTRCVTWDFTLRDGIGDWSEEGCEFVEFKDGRVVCQCYHLTNFAAIAGKSIRSTPLDIISIVGCSLSLASVTIMLGIFLYFRKLRQSQPRQIIIQLCISLFCLYLTYIVLFSIDKHSSYDPKCPIEPATWQCRTLAVFLHYFTLTTLMWMGVEAQMLYRLLVIVFGQGSSSSFFKYACMCAWGIPMIIASITLGVGWNDYKHLKNCFISDGLLYLSLAIPIALVLGHNLVVFILVLRSLLKSRAEGNVKKDKSPELWRRLRQAICITLLLGLTWVFGIFAIKSAEEFFSWLFVLFNAVQGTCIFIVFCVLQDDVRMTLAPYFKWAKVPEFSAFSRSPSTVEESQSGYRERYISHSDVSADIARFNPTSTDSKSDGVATDGAGGASPSNLTSIEEELPSKPTAKGEYDNDPQTQTSPSLDLESPHDSTPKDENNTYIENAKSTTLEDELSSNSTSKGEEDKPTNYLILKQDDIFNEDDDVSSL, translated from the exons ATGGATGGACGGATACTTACGATTGCTGTGTTTCTTTTCGTAGTTATGGTCGCCGCGAAGAACG GTATCTCAGTTCACGAAGACGCAAGAGGCAGTGAATTTGTGTTTGCTTTTCCAACTCAATCTCATCCACCAAGAGACTACGAACCATCACTTCAGATAACATCGGTGAGCGATACTACAGTATCGATCAATATTTCATTTCCATAtttagatgatgatgataccATTGTAACAGAAGTTCTTCCAGGTCAATTTATAATTGTTGACCTGCCACAAGAGGTAATGGCCGTTCCAAAGGAACATTACCAAAGGGGTACCGTTTTTGTTCAAACCGATGGCGATATCTTTGTCGTCGCAATTGCGTACATTGAATCCGCACCAAACCTAGCTTCTTTCAACATATTACCCACCTCCGCACTTAATCGAGAATATGTGATCGTTGATTGGCCTTCTAGTGCAGATTATTATCGCGCAGAGTTTGTTATCACAAGCTTACATGATGAAACCAACATTCGGTATATTTTGACGTCAACACCAATAATACCAGGTTCTCCAAGAGAAGCAGTTATTCAGCTGCAAAGATACGAGACTGTTCAATTTCAAGTTGATAAAACCACCGGTCGAAGTCTATCGGGAAGTCGAATATGGTCAGACAAACCAATATCAATCGTAGCAGGATGTGAATGTGCTGATGTACCACTTCTTCCAATAACCTCGTGCGATTATGTCGCTGTTCAtctgattccatttgaaaaatgGGGACTCTTTTATTCTCTTGCACCATTCGGAGGTCGTGAGAGGTCGGGGTATTTCGTTCGCATCGTAGCAGGTAGAGATGATACCTTAGTAACAATAGGGAATTCATATGGACAAATTCTACTTAATGCAGGGAAAGTATACGAGCAAAGAATTCTTACTGAAAACATAATCACCATCGCAGGTACCAAACCAATATTCGTCGTTCAATATGCTCCGAGTCATCATATTGACGATGTTGGCGATTCTCTGATGCTAATAGTTCCACCAATTGAGCAGTATATCAATGAAGTGATTTCTTTCGCAGTCTTTGACTCAACTGCTTATCGGATCGAGGCAGATTACATCTCTATACACACCGAGTGTGATAATATAGATGATTTACTTCTTGATGGACTACCTCTGGATGATAGCTGGAAGATGTTACGTGATGATGATGCAATCATGTGTGCTGCACAAAATACTATTAATTCCTCCCAATCTGTGTACAATATCTCTCATTTAAGTTCCGATGCGCGTATATCAGCCATGCTCTACGGATTTGGTAAGAGTTTGAATGCAGTAAGTTATGGGCATGCTGCTGGATTTGGACTGGAGAACATAACATGTACTGTGTTTGATGACGATACCAATTCAACAGAAGAAGTTTTGTGCTTGATAGTAGGGCCAG TCGATATCAGATGCGCTAATAACGCGACGGGATATACTGAACCTGGAGAAAAATATGGCCTTGTGTCATGGCCACCTGTGACGGCCAATGGCAGCTCAGGTTACATCAGCGTCACATGTGATCATAGAAATGGTGGAAAATTTGACTTGGGTCATACAAGGGTTGTGTGTGTTGCAACGGAGTTTGGTCATGCACGGGCAAATTGCTCTTTTCAAGTTACTGTAATAG ATATCGAAAGCCCAGTAATCACCGACTGTCCGTCAGATAAATGTGATTTTGCTTTCGAGAATGACAAGGTTCCAATTGACTGGGAAGAACCACATTGTGAAGATAATTCAGGCGAATGCAACTTAACAACAGATTCTCAGCCTGGAGACATGTTCTCTTTTGGAGATGCAACTGTATCTTATTTGGCAAATGATGGGTCAAATAATGAAGCGTCGTGTAATTTCACTGTCACAATTATCc CTCGCTGTCGTCCAGGAGAGACCAATACACCAGGAGTTGGTAACTTTACCTGGCCAGATGCCACCGTTGGAGAAACCGTTGAATCTATTGAGAAATGCCCGATATCAACCATCAATC GTGGTTTGGGCTACGGAAAGAGGACTTGTGACCATGATACTGTAAAGGGGGCTCTTTATAAACTACCTGTCTTTGAGTCTGTTGATGAACCATGCGGAAGTGAAGACGGCGATCTGGACGTAGACGAGCTTGCAAAGGTTTTCCAC ACACCGGTAGCAGAGTCTAATGTTGAAGAAGTTGCCGAAGCGTTGGTAAATGTGACGAATAATCAGGATTCAGCAACAACTGCTGAAATAACATCTGTGTCTACTACCATTCAGAACATTGTCAGTGTGGGCTCGGCTTCATCAGAG gtTACATCATCTGTTATCAACACAGTGGATAATCTCCTGATTGCTACTTCAGAACCTCCTCAAGAAAATAAAACTCAAGCAAGTAACTCATCATCTCAGATAATTCGCTCTCTGGAAAAGCAAATCGCTCTGACTCTTTTAGAGGAAGGCCCAGTTAAAGTAGTTAACAGATCGATCGCTGTACAGTCATTACCAGTCAACGAGACAACGAGTAAACTTGGGTTGGGATTCTTCACTACAAGTAGTACTCTCATCGACCTGGAAATCGAGGATGTTTCTACTTTTGTGAATCAAAGCCACACTGCGACTGATAAAATGATACAGAGTTCCATAAGCTTACCTTCGTCTTTGATGTCGGAAGATCCGTCTG GAGTTAACGTTAGTTTCCTGGTGTTTCAACATGACACACTTTTTGTGTCACAAAACCTTTTTCAATCTGATGATATGGACCTCGTCGGAGCTGTAATTTCTGCGGATGTATACGGCGTAAACACGAGTAATTTAACCGAGCCAGTGCGCATTGAACTTTTCCCGTTCAAG CGTTGTATTACCGAGTCCAACGTCAACAGCACGAGATGTGTAACTTGGGATTTTACTCTTCGTGATGGTATTGGTGATTGGTCAGAAGAAGGATGTGAGTTTGTGGAATTTAAGGATGGCAGAGTGGTATGCCAATGTTACCATCTCACAAATTTTGCTGCTATTGCT GGCAAATCAATCCGGAGCACACCACTCGATATAATTAGTATTGTTGGATGTTCTTTGTCATTGGCATCTGTAACTATTATGTTGGGTATCTTCCTCTACTTCAG AAAGCTTCGACAATCTCAACCTCGACAGATTATCATACAACTATGCATTTCCCTGTTTTGCCTTTACCTCACGTACATCGTTCTCTTCTCCATTGACAAACATTCGTCGTATGACCCAAAATGTCCGATAGAACCAGCAACATGGCAATGTAGAACGTTGGCGGTGTTCTTGCACTATTTCACTCTTACAACCTTGATGTGGATGGGCGTAGAGGCACAAATGCTTTACAGATTACTTGTCATCGTCTTTGGACAGGGTTCATCAAGCAGTTTCTTTAAATACGCGTGTATGTGTGCCTGGG GAATACCGATGATAATTGCGTCCATAACTCTAGGTGTTGGATGGAATGATTACAAGCACCTTAAAAA ctGTTTTATCTCAGACGGACTTCTCTATCTTTCACTGGCAATTCCTATCGCCCTCGTACTTGGGCATAATCTGGTTGTCTTTATACTCGTTCTGCGCAGTTTATTAAAATCTCGTGCAGAAGGAAACGTCAAAAAGGACAAGTCACCTGAGCTATGGCGACGATTACGACAGGCGATTTGCATTACTTTACTTCTTGGTCTAACATGGGTTTTTGGTATCTTTGCCATTAAATCTGCCGAAGAATTCTTCAGCTGGTTATTCGTTCTTTTTAACGCTGTTCAAGGCACCTGCATCTTTATTGTCTTTTGCGTCCTTCAAGATGACGTCAGAATGACACTAGCACCTTATTTCAAATGGGCTAAAGTTCCAGAGTTCTCAGCTTTCTCAAGATCGCCTTCAACAGTTGAAGAGAGTCAATCGGGGTATCGTGAGAGATACATCTCTCATAGCGATGTATCCGCGGATATTGCTCGGTTTAACCCTACGAGCACTGACAGCAAGTCT